The region GTCGGCTGGGGCGGGAGGTTTCTGGCGGGGAAATCGTCACCGCCTCGCCGGATGTGGTCCTCTCCCACGACAACACGGCGGCCATCATCGCCAACTTCCGGGCCATCGCCGGCGAGGAGGCCCGCGTCCACCGGCCGGAGCGCATCGTCGTCGTCCTGGACCACACCGTGCCGGCGCCGGGGGAGAAGGAGGCGTCGAACCACGACAAAATCCGCCGCTTCGTCGCGGAGCAGGGTATCGCCGCCTTCTTCGACATCGGCCGGGGCGGCGTCTGCCACCAGGTGCTCCCCGAGCTGGGGTTCGCCAGGCCGGGCCGGCTCATCGTGGGCAGCGATTCCCACACCCCGACCCACGGGGCGCTGGGCGCCTTCGCCTGCGGGATTGACCGCACGGAGACGGCGGGGCTGTGGATCGCCGACGAGACCTGGTTCAAGGTGCCGGCGAGCATCCGCTTCGACCTCGCGGGTACGCTCCCCGAGGGCGTTTACGCCAAGGATTTAATCCTGACCCTCATCGGGCGGATCGGGGCCGCCGGGGCGAATTACATCTCGGTGGAGTTCGACGGACCGGGGCTCACGGGCCTGACCGTGGACGACCGGCTGACCGTCTGCAACCTGGCGGCGGAGATGGGGGCCAAGAACGCCGCCTTCCCCGTGGACGGCGTCGCGCGGGCCTGGATGGCGGAGAACGGCGTTTCCTGGAGGGAGGAGGACGCCCTGTGGGCCGACGAGGGGGCGCAGTACCACTCGCGGCACGGGGTGGACCTCGGCGCTCTCGTGCCCGTAGTCGCCCTGCCCCACCAAGTTGACAACGTCCACCCGGTGGCTGAAATCGCGGGCCGGCCCTTCAACCAGGGGCTCATCGGCACCTGCACCAACGGGCGCCTCTCGGACCTGCGCGAGGCGGCGCGGATTCTCCGGGGGAAACAGGTGGCTCCGGGGATACGGCTCCTCGTCCTGCCCGCCAGCGAGCGGGTCTACGCGGCTGCGCTGGCCGACGGGACGCTTGCCGCGCTCCACGACGCCGGTGCGGTGATTCTCAACCCCGGCTGCGGGCCGTGCCTGGGGGCCCACGAGGGGGCCCTGGCGCCCGGCGAGGTCTGCCTCTCCACCGCCAACCGCAACTTCAAGGGGCGCATGGGCTGCAAGGAGGCCCAGATAATCCTGGCCTCGCCCGCCACCGTGGCCGCCTCGGCCGTGGCCGGCGTGGTCACCGACCCACGGGAGACGTTTAACTAAGGGGG is a window of bacterium DNA encoding:
- a CDS encoding 3-isopropylmalate dehydratase large subunit, whose translation is MGVLTFAEKFFSRRLGREVSGGEIVTASPDVVLSHDNTAAIIANFRAIAGEEARVHRPERIVVVLDHTVPAPGEKEASNHDKIRRFVAEQGIAAFFDIGRGGVCHQVLPELGFARPGRLIVGSDSHTPTHGALGAFACGIDRTETAGLWIADETWFKVPASIRFDLAGTLPEGVYAKDLILTLIGRIGAAGANYISVEFDGPGLTGLTVDDRLTVCNLAAEMGAKNAAFPVDGVARAWMAENGVSWREEDALWADEGAQYHSRHGVDLGALVPVVALPHQVDNVHPVAEIAGRPFNQGLIGTCTNGRLSDLREAARILRGKQVAPGIRLLVLPASERVYAAALADGTLAALHDAGAVILNPGCGPCLGAHEGALAPGEVCLSTANRNFKGRMGCKEAQIILASPATVAASAVAGVVTDPRETFN